In the Ptychodera flava strain L36383 chromosome 23 unlocalized genomic scaffold, AS_Pfla_20210202 Scaffold_23__1_contigs__length_28996876_pilon, whole genome shotgun sequence genome, gtgaattCGAAGGCAATTGCACACCCCTCTTTCTGAGATCATACTTTACCTCATCACTGTTTAGTTGATCTTTCACAAACACAACACCTGGCTCTGACTTGGTAAACTTAAAAACactaaatttggaaatacctCGAAGTGGTAAAAAAAACTGACTGAAAAAATCTACCCAATCATACCACTGAAATCTTGGTGCATCATCTGTTGGTAATTGATACCCATCAGCAATATTGCACTTTGCTGATTTATTTACAACATTAACCAATTCAGCTAAACTATAAATATCAGAACGTCTATACAATTTCTTTAATAAACCAAAACAAGCATCATTTATACACTTTGTGTGACCAACTTCCATAAAGGCTAATGTGGCATTGTCATGTAGACCTACAGCACATCTCCACAAAAGATAGTGtatcattgttttatttttgttttgtccaGGACAATTATCACAATGAAAAATAGCACCTTTCTCACCAACACTGTATGTACTCAAATAGTGGTGTAACATGGAAATTACAGTATTTGGTCCATGAGATTTTGTACCATCTATGCCAATTGTTTGACTCTCATCTAAGAGGTAATTCACCTGCTTTGATGTACCTTCATTGTTGATACCaaataaatgaattttcctGAGAGATAAGAAATAAAATGGACTGATTTGATTGGATAAATGAGGGATCAAAATACTCTGAGCAAAATCAAAAGTGTAATGGACTTTGTGTAAATTGACTGAGCATGGGTCACCATTTTCACAATCATTTGCAACCTGGTTATCTAGCTCTTCCTTTGCTTGTTTTGTGCAATTCAAGTAAAATTCACGCTTTTGTTTTGCTGTCTCTAAATGTCTAGAGAATTCAGTCACTGCTTCTACTTTTTCAACCTCAGTTCTTGCATGTGATACCTTTTGTCTGAAATGCTCACATTTTGGGCAAATATCAGTTCTTGGAGTCAGTATTTTGATGTGAGGTACACACTCTCTCCAAAGATTCTTGAATAGTGTGAGTCCAACATATTGATCACCTTCGGCTTCACAGGTTTGCTTGTAGCTCATGTGAATGTCTTCTTTCCTTGAACTTGCAGGTAAGTATACAGGTGGGTGTGAGTCACGGCCACTTGGTGCAGCTGCCATAGGAATACCGTTTGACTGAGCGAAGCTTTGAATAAATTGCACAGCCTTGCGAAGTGTCTACATGtgaataataaaaatacaaactctTACAGTTTACATATTGTATGTTGTTTGCATGAAAAATTAGTTCAATATTCAGTTCATGTCAGATGCCTTATATTTCTTTGTTACTGAAACAAAATGTGGTATTATGGTGAAAAATTGATCAGCAAAGACATCATGACCAGCCTGGTATTACAATTTATTGATATACAAGGGGTTTCTGTTCATAAAACATTTCTAAAGCTGAACTTAACTCAGTTAGTTATTGTAAATACTATGAATTGGTACATTTGAAGAGTTTGTATAGTATATTTGGAAATATCAAGCAGATCTTGATCTGTAATATATTGAAGGAcaattgttttgcattttgtttggcaatatgCTAAAACTGTGAGATGCATAAATACacatttgtacttttgaaaaacaatataGTCATAGCAACTTTGATAAACCTTAATACAACAAAacagtatatatcaaaacacattaccACTTACAGCACTTTCAATTGTAGTTCCTTGTTTTAAAACATGACATATATgtagaacaaaaaaatataatGGGAGATGAAAAAAGTGTCTTTtcaatgaattatgaaacaTGAACATGAAACTGTAGCTCCAAACACCCTTCAAGTGTCCTTCTGCAAGATCACAATGTTtctcagggttttacatgacgcgcatttctgcgtcctttacgcataaaaccggacgcaggacccctcaaaaactgaaccacgcgtcccttgggacgcagcaatatctgttgctggtgtacaccttgcgaagctgctgaacacgtaaaacacatcccagtaaaccttaccgaccccgtactttaatggaatgctccatagtgcattggcctccactgtttCATAACCAATGGTAACCGCGGAAACaaattctattgctgtaaaaagttactttcaaaatgtaaactgattcttaattggtcgatttcttgtttgtGTCGATTAACACATGATTATGCATCATGGCGGGTCGTGTCAAACAGGCCGATCTGCGAAGGTTTTTTTCGGCggccgcagcaaccagcaccatgcaggtttggtcgaggccgaaacggcagctacgccatgcgatactgatacatcaggtcccccgaccaagtcagcaaaattacgaacattcaacagaagttgactcaatagatttacgataaatggcttcgatattctgaagagcgaaacgtcatggatgcggtgtatgtttgaaagcgaatgttacatgcccgttcatggaaggtttttgtaattttcaacattcaactctcactcgtcatcaggactcgaaaagtcGTCTCACAAGCGTTAAAATCCTAAGcatgaggaccggcagttgcagggtaagagcacagttacgagtggagtgatacgtacgtcggtaagagtaacgaactcgaggcgtacgctgcacaattacgtactgtttacctgatcgctaaacgtgaccttccatgcgatgtattcactgacatcattcatctgcagaatctgaacggcttagacattgaatattacaaacgtcctcagatagttatggagtttgaagagtgtattcaacgtgcgatcgagaagtccctgattgatagcatacatgcaagtgacgtcatcggtataatgttggatgagacttgtgtTGTGACATTTCATTCATAAGAAACTTGCAATATATGTTCGATttattcagaatggcgaggcgaattttttttcctctgtaaccagcaaattacagatgccactgctgcagagattgaaaacgccttgattgaatttttgactaggaaagaaatctgtgacgcaGCCGTGGACAAAATATATGGACTAGGAACAGACGGGGCGGCCGTAATGACCGGCCGTTTgaacgggttgggtgcaaaattaaaagccagaaatcccaaccttgttcaagtgcattgtgttgcacattgattgaatcttgctgcttcccaagcaggcagagatattgaatattgcaaagaatatcataatataatccattcattgtataaatacttaattgactctagtgtgagatatgacaaacttaggGAAATTCAAACTGTGTTGAAtgggaaacaaaacaaattactgaggCTACATCTGTTCGCTGGCTGTCGGTCGTGTTTTGATGTGATTCTCaacccacacagatatcctgaaaatgtggccaacctacctgactatggggtcaaccagcttgatcaactgttgattcattataacaatacaccaggtattgatgctgatagagctaggg is a window encoding:
- the LOC139123635 gene encoding uncharacterized protein, whose protein sequence is MLEFDKNEKEILVLSKLQGMEYTADSTRRGKRQKSRFRYDFEGLEVCRTAWQFIYVVGNKEFRNLKKHYVEHGVVPRRHGNKGKRPPNAFSFETLRKAVQFIQSFAQSNGIPMAAAPSGRDSHPPVYLPASSRKEDIHMSYKQTCEAEGDQYVGLTLFKNLWRECVPHIKILTPRTDICPKCEHFRQKVSHARTEVEKVEAVTEFSRHLETAKQKREFYLNCTKQAKEELDNQVANDCENGDPCSVNLHKVHYTFDFAQSILIPHLSNQISPFYFLSLRKIHLFGINNEGTSKQVNYLLDESQTIGIDGTKSHGPNTVISMLHHYLSTYSVGEKGAIFHCDNCPGQNKNKTMIHYLLWRCAVGLHDNATLAFMEVGHTKCINDACFGLLKKLYRRSDIYSLAELVNVVNKSAKCNIADGYQLPTDDAPRFQWYDWVDFFSQFFLPLRGISKFSVFKFTKSEPGVVFVKDQLNSDEVKYDLRKRGVQLPSNSQYLPDMLIPPGLSVQRKRYLYSKIRLYIPDHLKDTTCPRP